The genomic stretch TACCTTTCCATATATTGGACCACATGATGGTGACATACTTGTCCCGGTCAGCTCGGGATTGCTCATGAACAAAACCCAGGGCGTGCATTAGCTCGTGGACCGTGACCCCCGACCCGGTGCAGTCGGGCGTCTGGAGGGAAATGGTTTGTCGACCACCACGTGCTCCAagatatgaccagcacctggaTGATCAGACATCCAAAAATGATTAGATTCACTCAGAATGCTGAAGTAATTAAGCCACTGAAGAAAAATCTTATGTCGATACCCAGTTTTGGGCTGAATATCCAAGTAGTCCCTCTGGTGAGTTCTAGGCACAAAGCGCACACAAGTGTCCTGTTCAATGAGCTTCATGCCTTTCTTAATGCTCTTTACGTCTTCCTCGCCTATACAGAAGAAcaattaaaagcaaaataaaaatttagttGGGAATTACAGCAGCACTGTTTATAAAAATGCGTTTGCTTTTTCTGCTTACTGTATGCATGAGAGAGTGAATATGCAATGTACACTTTTCCATCCACAGATTTAGTCCACAGGCAGCTCCTGGCAAAACAGTTCTTCTGGCTCCTACCGGACACAGCAATATCTCCTTCTCTAAGGTTAGTGCCATCCACAGAAATGACACCTATAGCAAGAGAACGATGGTTCTGAACTAaatctttccattgcacaaaatgttcttttagtAGAAAAAGATTCTTAAGAATATTAAAGTGTTCTTCACATTAAGAAAATCAGCGGTTCTTTTAAGAAGAAACCAGCTCAAAACCAGGAAATTATGGAAATTATGAAAACTCCTTTTTAGAGCCTTGATTTTTAAGAGTTTGCAGTAAAACAGAAGATGGAACATTTGCATCTGCTAGAAACTTTACCTTGATAGTCATTTACATCTATGATCCTATCCATTGCAATTGGAGTGTTTTCTTCAATGCCATCTGGGGAAAgttataaaattgttaaaatacagTTAATTTTCTAAGAATAATTATAAGTAATACAACACACTTTACCAGAGTAGCTTCTTCTTTGTTTTCCTGCTCCAACATTTGAGTGAGATGAAATCTGCAAGAAAAATTgactaaaatatgtgaccctggaccacaaaaccagtcttaagtcgctggggtatgtttgtagcaatagccaaaaatacactgtatgggtcaaaattatagatttttattttatggcaaaaatcattaggaaattaagtaaagactgtgaatatatcaaaacttaatttttgattagtaatatacattgttaagaactttatttggacaactttaaagacaattttctcaatattttgatttttttgcaccatcaaatTCCAGCTTTTCAAACAgtcgtatctcggccaaatattgtcctgtcttaacaaaccatacatcaatggaaagcttaattattcagctttcagatgatgtataaatgtcaattttgaaaaattgacccttatgactggttttgtggtccagggtcacatatgtggttttaaataataaaaacgaaATATACACTGACTGATATGTACTTACCTGTCCATGCAAGGACAAACATGGTCCTGCTAAGAAGAAGAGCAGTATGATAGCCAGTGTGTACTCCATGAGTGCACTGAGATTTTGCTGTCTAAATTCATGCTGCCTGCCTTTTAAGCGCTCTTCAGCAACTTCCTGTTACATAATGTATACTCTCAGTGGCCAaccaaatgtttgtttttcttctttacgCTGTTTTTAATTGCCACATGGACGTACACATACTTAACTTCTATTTTCATTGTGTAACGTCGCCGGTGTTTCATTAGGTTTATAAAACTTTTCCGCCCGAACAGGGACTTGAACCCTGGACCCTCAGATTAAAAGTCTGATGCTCTACCGACTGAGCTATCCGGGCTCTTGAACGCGTACTTTCAGGCGGAAATGACAAAAGTTCGGTGCGAAGTTTTGCAACGTTCTAAGAACTACGTTAATTCGCTGTAAACGTTTAAATTATTGTTCAAATTTGTGTGTTCACCGCATTGCAATCATTCTTATAATCTGCTGTCTCGTAAAAAACACGTTTAGTTTTAATTCAACCAAAAAATATGTAGAATCCATTACAAAATTTAATTATGTGGAGTCATTTGTGTGTATAAGGTAATTCGTAGCCACTTTAAACGTGGTTCGTCATCTAATCAGGTTTTCCTTGTTAATGAATTGCAGTTTATACGGCTGTAGACAGATGTCTTTTGTTCGTCAAACAGTAAAGTCGGTCTGTATGCGAGAAAACGCTTTGCTTTGCTGTAATGGAGACCCCACAAAACTCCTCAAACATCTCCTTTCAGGACAATAAAGAAATACAGGTGATTCGCGCGGACACGTGTTTGTCCACATTAGCGACTCAAACGCTACACTTCACACGAGTTTGAGAGACTCAcgttttgttttctctgtcaGGATTTGTTAAAACAACTCAAGGATGCCAAAACTGAACTACAGCTTACTAAAGACGAGACGGAGCAAGTAAAGAAAGATGTTAACAAATGGTAATTAATACTTGTACCATTATTATCTGTCTGAAATGAAGATTCAGCAACTATGACTTGTGACGCAAGTTGAACGTAGTAGGAAAATCATAGGGTGCCGTCATATTACCTCAGaaacaaattaagttttaaacttgttaaaaaaattaataatgtaatttagtaATCGTTTTTCTGCATGCATAAGGGTTGTAGGTGCCTTTTCTATTGCAGACATGAAGCAGCttctattatttatcatttttagcaGAGAGGAGATGGACcggaggatgatgatgatggtccAGATGGATGAAGGTTTGTGGAATGCATTGCTTGAATTGGACACTCTCATGCAGAAGAAAAGCCTTGCCAGTCAGTTAGAAGAGTTAACTTTATCTAGGTAAGATCTACTGCTACTAGCCGTCTGTGGTTTTATTAATGTGATTGCACCAAAATAATGTTGTCTTGTTGCTTGTTTTTCAGAACAgtgtttatgtaaattaaatttgtcacATTAGATATTCTactggattaaaaaaaacaacaaaaattggAAGACATTTTGGAAATTGGATTATCTGTTTCCTAGAATTTGtccatgttatattttaaataatttaaaatataacaaaatgcttttttgttaCAGCACCGCAGAGTCAAAGCAAGCTCTTCTGAAAAGTTTGCTGGAGGAGGAAAGCATCCTGCTGGAGCAGGAGCGTAATCTGAAACTCAGACGTGAGCAGCTGAGGAAAGCACTGGCGGATGCTTCTGCAAACACAGAGGAAGGTACAGCAAGTCACATCCTCCGGACAGAGTTTTGCAGTTTGTAGGTACTTGCTATGCACAATAATATGCTATATTATGATATTCAACTGGTCTCAATTTGCAGTTTCACAGGGTGAGAATCCAGTTAAACCAGGCTCATCCATCCAGAGTAAGTCTACAGAAAAGCCAGTCAGAAAAAGAGGAATGCGAAAGTGAACATTACATCAAaaaatgctacttttttttttttttagatatatttagtACTGCAATAAACATGGAAAAATATACTGATTTTTGTCTCCTTTATTATTTGATAAAACAGTTGAAATGTTCATTGGTAGTCACTACTGAATGAAGCATTCAAAAGATTCAAAAGATTGTGCTCTGGCAATGATAAATGCTAACCTGGAAACACTCCACCAGGATGAAATTGaaagaaaacttaaaataataacaataataataataataataataataataataataaaaaattaaaataaaataataatgttataggcagcataaaaataaataaataaataaataaataaatgcctaaatctgttgtcatttactcatgcTCATGTTCTTCTAAACTGGTGTGACTTAATTTCTTCTGGGGACTAAATTTTTCTTCTCTAAAAGTTGGGAcagtattttgtgtgtgtgtgtgtgtgtgtgtacttgttttagctacattgtggggaccaaatatccccacaaggatagtaaaacctgaaatttttgacagcctgcggtccccacaatgt from Labeo rohita strain BAU-BD-2019 chromosome 9, IGBB_LRoh.1.0, whole genome shotgun sequence encodes the following:
- the LOC127170938 gene encoding hatching enzyme 1.2 codes for the protein MEYTLAIILLFFLAGPCLSLHGQISSHSNVGAGKQRRSYSDGIEENTPIAMDRIIDVNDYQGVISVDGTNLREGDIAVSGRSQKNCFARSCLWTKSVDGKVYIAYSLSHAYSEEDVKSIKKGMKLIEQDTCVRFVPRTHQRDYLDIQPKTGCWSYLGARGGRQTISLQTPDCTGSGVTVHELMHALGFVHEQSRADRDKYVTIMWSNIWKDRLRNFEKFKTNNLDTPYDYGSIMHFGKYAFSEDGEPTIVPKRNWNVKIGQRFGPSDLDIMKINRMYKCNM
- the si:ch211-167j6.3 gene encoding uncharacterized protein si:ch211-167j6.3 → METPQNSSNISFQDNKEIQDLLKQLKDAKTELQLTKDETEQVKKDVNKCREEMDRRMMMMVQMDEGLWNALLELDTLMQKKSLASQLEELTLSSTAESKQALLKSLLEEESILLEQERNLKLRREQLRKALADASANTEEVSQGENPVKPGSSIQSKSTEKPVRKRGMRK